The genomic region GTTTTCGTTTGAACAAAAAGCGGCAGCCGACGCGGCCAATCCGAAAGTGCAGGAATGGGAAACGCTGATGTGGCGGTACCAGCAGGCGTTACCGCTGGCAAAACCCGGCGAGAAGTGGCTGCTCATGGACCGGATTTTCAAGTTATAGTCCAAATACCTTAACTTGGCAAGGCGCCCGGCCCGGACCGCTTTCTCAGTTTGGCCCGGCGCGCGTTTGAAAGTTCGTAACTTTGTACCTGTCGTAACCTATGAAAAGTATGTGGAAGTGGGCAAGAAAAGCACTGCTGGTGCTGATAACAGCCGCTCCGGCTCTGGCTCAGGAAACCATTACGGTCCTGACTTACAACATCAATTACGGGCTGGACCCGAAAGGCTACAGCAACCTGCTGCGGGTCGCTCAGCTGATTCGGCAGTATAAACCGGACCTGGTCGCCATCCAGGAAACCGACAGTGCCACCCTGCGCAGCTACCGCCGCAACCAGATCCGCCAACTGGCCGGTCTGACCGGCATGCAGTACGCTTTCGCCGGGGCAGACAGCTACGAAGGAGGCCGGATTGGTCTGGGCGTTCTGTCCAGATACCCCATCATTGCGCACAACCGGGTGCTGCTGCCCAACCCCGATTCGCTGGCCCCGCGCATCCTGCAGGACGCCTACGTGGAACTGCCCGACGGCCGCAGCATTCGCTTCACCAATACCCAGCTTGAGCCCAAATCCTTCGTGAACCGGGGTGTACAGCTGGCGACGCTGAGGCAGGTCCTGGGCAACAGCATTCAGCCCATCATCTGGGCGGGCGACCTCAGCACAGACCCGGAAGACCCCATTGTTGTGAAGCTCAGGGAGAATTGGGACGATGCCGGAGCCGATGCCCGCCAGCCGACCATCCACAATTCCGGGGCGCGCACGGACTACATCCTTACCCTGCGCGGGGCCGAATTTGAACTGGTTCGCTACCGGGTTCTCAACGAGCCGACCATCGCCCCCCATCTGCCCGTGCTGGTCAAGTACCGGTTGAAAAATTCAGCGTCTCCGCCCTCCAAGCAGCAACGACAGTAATGGCCCGTTCATCAAGACGAAGAACCATTCGTGTACAAGTCTGTTTTCCTTTATGTAAAGTTTAATTTACATTTGGACAAGTAAACTAAACTATACAATGAAAACGAACTGGTTATTTCCGCATCGTTACCGGCTGATTGGCTGGTTACTTTTTGTTCCGGCCGTATTGCTGGGTCTGGCCTGTATGTACGCTGAGTTTCAGTTGGAGTTTCTCACCGTTGGGAAGCTAAAAGGGATCGTCGATTGGCCCGTCAACCTGACAGATGAACTGGCGACCCTCGGCGTTATGACGGGGCTGCTTTTCATTGCCTTTGCCCGGGAGCGGGTGGAAGACGAGATGATCAGTCAGCTGCGGCTGGAGTCGTTGCAATGGGCGGTCTACCTCAATTACCTGATTCTGGGCGTGGCCGTACTGCTGGTTCACGGCGATAAGTTTATAGATGTGCTGATATACAACCTGTTTACGGTGCTGATCGTCTTCATCATTCGCTTCCGGCTGCTGCTCCGGAAGCAGGAAAGAGAGGTGCTGGCTTTATGAAGAACCGCATCAAAGTAGCCCGTGCGGAACGCGATTTTTCGCAGGCGGATCTGGCCGAACGGATTGGCGTAAGTCGGCAGACCATCAATTCCATCGAAACCGGCCGCTATGTCCCGTCCACGGTCCTGGCGCTGAAGATGGCGGCGGTTTTTGAGAAGCCGGTCGAGCAGCTGTTCCAACTGGAGGAAACAGACTGAGCCGGTAAGGAGTTATCCCGTCAACGGCGCCGGGCGTGTGCAGGGCCCGGGCCGTTGACTAAAAGAGCAAGTTGCTAAGAGCCTAAACAATCATCGTTTTGTTCAGTTTTTGGTGTATATTGGAAAAACTTTATATTTTCTATCCGTGACCGTCATCCGCCTACACACCTGCACGCTCCGGCCGTGGCGCGACGGCGATGAGAACTCATTAGCCGAATTAGCCAGTAACCGAAAAATTTGGGATCGCGTCCGGGACTTTTTCCCCAACCCGTATACGCTGCGGGACGCCACGTCCTGGATTCGCATGAACCGCTCCTACCAGATGCCGGTGAACCTGGCCATTGAAATAGACGGTCGGGCCGTGGGCAACGTCGGCTTTACCATCAAGGAGGACATTTACCGCTACAATGCCGAAATCGGCTACTGGCTGGGCGAACCCTACTGGGGCCGCGGAATCATGAGCGAAGCCGTACCGGCGATGGTGGAGTATGTTTTCCATAATTTTCAGATTAACCGCCTGTACGCCTGTGTTCTGGAAGGAAACAGCGCCTCGATGCGCGTACTGGAAGGAGCCGGATTTCGTCCGGAGGCGGTGATGCGGAAAGCGGCCGTCAAAAACAACCGATACCTCGACGAGCACATTTTTGCCATGCTCCGGGAGGAGTACCTCGCCCGGCGGGAAGAACTCAGCGCCATGGCCCGTCATTAATCCCGGTTGGTCGCCCGGGGTTTTTCTGCTTATATTTGCAGGGAGTATACACAGCTTTCGCAAACAGTCGGAACCGTTTCTGTGTTGCTTTTTTTATTCCGACGCTATGCTTCCGGACGCCCCGGACGTTTCCATTATCATGCCTAAAATCATCATTGCCATCGACGGGTACTCCAGTTGCGGCAAAAGCACGACCGCCAAGCAGGTGGCCGCCCGGCTCGGGTACGTTTTCATCGACACAGGGGCCATGTATCGGGCCGTAACCTTGTTTTTTCTGCAAAATCACGTTCAGATAACCAGCCGGAAGTCCGTTGTCGAAGCCCTCGACAAAATCAGCATTTCCTTTAATTACAACGCCAAAACCGGCCGTAACGAAACCTGTCTGAACGGGCTCAACGTCGAGGAGGAGATTCGGAAACTGTACATTGCCAACTCGGTCAGCGAGGTCAGCGCCCTCCCGGAAGTGCGGAAAGCGATGGTCGCCCAGCAGCAGAAAATGGGCCGCAAGAAAGGCATTGTCATGGACGGCCGGGACATCGGCACGAAGGTTTTCCCCGAGGCAGAACTGAAAATTTTCATGACCGCCGACACCTTTATCCGGGCCCAGCGGCGGCAGATCGAGCTGCTGGCGAAGGGAGAAATGGTCGGCCTCGACGAAATCCGGGAAAACATTGCCAAGCGCGACCACATCGACACCACCCGCGCCGAAAGTCCGCTCCGGCAGGCCGAAGATGCGCTTCTGCTCGACACCTCGTACATGACCATCGATGAACAGGTGGAATGGGTGATTCAACTGGTCGATCAGAAAATTGCCAGCCTGCACCGGAAAGGCCATTTCAAGGAACAAAACGTATGAGGGCGGACTACCTGATCGTCGGGCAGGGCATTGCCGGTTCGGTTCTCGCCTGGACGCTGCACCGGCAGGGGAAAGAAGTTCTGCTCGTCGGCGACTCTCGCGGGCATTCGTCCTCGCTGGCCGCCGGGGGCGTTTTTAATCCGCTAACCGGAAAAAAACTGGT from Tellurirhabdus rosea harbors:
- a CDS encoding endonuclease/exonuclease/phosphatase family protein, translating into MKSMWKWARKALLVLITAAPALAQETITVLTYNINYGLDPKGYSNLLRVAQLIRQYKPDLVAIQETDSATLRSYRRNQIRQLAGLTGMQYAFAGADSYEGGRIGLGVLSRYPIIAHNRVLLPNPDSLAPRILQDAYVELPDGRSIRFTNTQLEPKSFVNRGVQLATLRQVLGNSIQPIIWAGDLSTDPEDPIVVKLRENWDDAGADARQPTIHNSGARTDYILTLRGAEFELVRYRVLNEPTIAPHLPVLVKYRLKNSASPPSKQQRQ
- a CDS encoding helix-turn-helix transcriptional regulator; protein product: MKNRIKVARAERDFSQADLAERIGVSRQTINSIETGRYVPSTVLALKMAAVFEKPVEQLFQLEETD
- a CDS encoding GNAT family N-acetyltransferase, with protein sequence MTVIRLHTCTLRPWRDGDENSLAELASNRKIWDRVRDFFPNPYTLRDATSWIRMNRSYQMPVNLAIEIDGRAVGNVGFTIKEDIYRYNAEIGYWLGEPYWGRGIMSEAVPAMVEYVFHNFQINRLYACVLEGNSASMRVLEGAGFRPEAVMRKAAVKNNRYLDEHIFAMLREEYLARREELSAMARH
- the cmk gene encoding (d)CMP kinase, which gives rise to MPKIIIAIDGYSSCGKSTTAKQVAARLGYVFIDTGAMYRAVTLFFLQNHVQITSRKSVVEALDKISISFNYNAKTGRNETCLNGLNVEEEIRKLYIANSVSEVSALPEVRKAMVAQQQKMGRKKGIVMDGRDIGTKVFPEAELKIFMTADTFIRAQRRQIELLAKGEMVGLDEIRENIAKRDHIDTTRAESPLRQAEDALLLDTSYMTIDEQVEWVIQLVDQKIASLHRKGHFKEQNV